Proteins from a genomic interval of Papaver somniferum cultivar HN1 chromosome 4, ASM357369v1, whole genome shotgun sequence:
- the LOC113274983 gene encoding calmodulin-binding transcription activator CBT-like, producing MEPEVYGRVTTEGHDLGTEFFQGSNDSQEEFVFFVEKGFVKPSESVTVIGHFDEKYSHHAERVLCFVFGDVAVPGERLSGSAYKAVLLPNLPGPINFYVSFDGIIPISQLMELELSSKTVKSAVDLDLEQRLARMLVPREEDGDDLCAKLLQCDSLNTHSEIILRKYLKDWVFEGYRRGKPFDIHGLGVTHLCASLGYTWAIALYRRIYFGVDYRDLNGWTALHWAAFHGRQGATTLLLIHGANPSLLTKPNAEHPWERTAASIAFERGHNDLAAYLVDIMDNPKKIVRLSTVRPKLVGIQRSY from the exons ATGGAACCCGAGGTTTATGGAAGGGTAACTACTGAAGGACATGATCTTGGAACAGAATTTTTTCAAG GATCAAATGACAGTCAGGAGGAGTTTGTCTTTTTTGTAGAGAAAGGTTTTGTTAAACCTTCTGAATCG GTTACTGTAATTGGGCATTTCGATGAAAAATATTCCCACCATGCTGAAAGAGTTCTGTGTTTTGTATTCGGTGATGTAGCAGTTCCTGGGGAACGCCTATCTGGAAGTGCATATAAGGCCGTTTTACTTCCTAATCTCCCTGGACCGATTAATTTTTATGTGAGTTTTGATGGTATAATTCCAATTAGTCAGCTTATGGAACTTGAGTTGTCATCTAAAACTGTTAAATCGGCAGTGGATCTTGATCTTGAACAAAGACTAGCTCGCATGTTGGTACCCAGAGAGGAAGACGGTGATGATTTATGTGCAAAACTACTTCAATGCGATAGCTTGAATACCCATTCTGAAATTATTTTGAGAAAATACCTCAAGGATTGGGTGTTTGAAGGCTATAGAAGGGGTAAACCTTTTGATATTCATGGTTTAGGAGTTACGCATCTTTGTGCTTCTTTGGGATATACATGGGCAATTGCACTATACCGAAGGATTTATTTCGGGGTAGATTATAGAGACCTAAATGGGTGGACAGCATTGCATTGGGCAGCATTCCACGGAAG GCAAGGTGCGACTACATTACTCTTAATCCATGGGGCAAATCCATCCTTACTTACTAAACCAAATGCTGAACACCCATGGGAACGCACGGCCGCTAGTATCGCTTTTGAACGTGGCCATAATGATTTAGCTGCCTACCTGGTAGACATAATGGACAACCCAAAGAAGATTGTGCGCCTATCTACTGTCCGGCCAAAGCTAG TTGGAATTCAGAGGTCATATTGA
- the LOC113274984 gene encoding calmodulin-binding transcription activator 6-like: protein MENRDYEGMKTDGTFNVVVFEKGIESLIPVYEYANHNEQNTVFGIVEAYCGNLHRGTKDPVITVTGNFRKSYSHLGTDPVSGKKYPIYFVVGDIIVPAEPVNEYQYQALLLPNLPGGVDFFVSVNRMAPVSQIMKLKFPSKSSRSGIQLKLERKLASVLVTNENDCQALIKKLKKCDNIDTHSEIILREYLKEWIFEGCRRGNATNKKTHAVIHLCASLGYAWAIAIFKRFAFSLDTKDETGWTPLHWAAYYGRKGAAIVTSNWRGKSKFSNSTNSYLS from the exons ATGGAGAATAGGGATTATGAAGGGATGAAAACTGATGGAACTTTTAATGTAGTAGTTTTTGAGAAAG GAATAGAGTCTCTGATACCTGTATATGAATATGCGAACCATAATGAACAGAACACTGTTTTTGGAATAGTGGAAGCATATTGTGGTAATCTTCATCGTGGAACAAAAGATCCAGTG attaCTGTAACTGGGAATTTCCGAAAATCATATTCACACCTTGGTACAGATCCAGTTTCCGGGAAAAAGTATCCTATTTATTTCGTAGTAGGCGATATAATTGTACCCGCAGAACCCGTGAATGAATATCAATATCAAGCTTTGTTACTCCCAAATCTCCCCGGAGGAGTTGATTTTTTTGTGAGTGTTAATCGTATGGCACCTGTTAGCCAAATCATGAAGCTGAAGTTCCCGTCTAAATCTAGTAGGTCGGGAATTCAACTTAAACTTGAACGAAAACTAGCTAGTGTGCTCGTAACCAATGAGAACGACTGTCAAGCGTTGATCAAAAAACTGAAGAAATGTGACAATATTGATACTCATTCTGAAATAATCCTAAGGGAATATCTGAAGGAGTGGATTTTTGAAGGCTGTAGAAGAGGTAATGCCACCAATAAGAAAACTCATGCAGTTATCCATCTTTGTGCTAGTTTGGGATATGCATGGGCAATTGCAATCTTCAAGCGATTTGCTTTTTCATTGGATACGAAGGATGAAACTGGCTGGACACCTTTGCATTGGGCTGCATATTATGGTCG AAAAGGAGCTGCTATTGTCACTTCTAATTGGAGGGGCAAATCCAAGTTTAGTAACTCCACCAACTCCTACTTATCTTAA